AACtggaaaagataaaaaagggTACGCAAGACTGCAGTGGAGGAGAAGAAATCTTCTACTCAACGTAAAAGAACACTTGATGCATGCTTGGTTTGCTCCGGGTAACCAAACGATGAAACTCAAACGAGGAAGCGATGCTTGGTTTGGTGATAGCGTCCAGAGCCGTTGCTGAGAGATCTCCCTCCAACATTTCCAATAGGGGTGAGTTTGACCGAATCCCCGGAACCATCCCTAGGTGGGCTGAAGCACAAGGGTAGGAATTCGTCTGATTCACATTCGAAATCAGTCTTCTGGAAATGTCTAACTAGTGCTTCTTTACCCTGATCAATAGTATAACTTAGGTACAAAACCGAGGCCAagttaaaaaagagaaaacagtGCCTAGATACTTACCTGGATACTTGCACAGACAATTTTTCTGGTCTTGGGAGAATCCTTGAAATCCCATTTTGTAGAGTcacattctttgaaaaatttcCATACAGCTTGTGGTTCAGTGAAGTTCACAAATGCATAGCCTTTGTTCTTTCCAGTTCTACAAAACCCACCAAAATAAAGATTATGTCGCTagttcatttgaaattgcaaacTTAAAGGACACAGAAAGCCCAGAGGAGAAGGTATAGAGGCTTACCCGAAATCAATGGGCAAGTACAGGAAATCATAAGCTGAAAGAGGTTCTTGTCCAGCTTCTATAGACGTAATCCCCTGCTCAGTCTTTCTATTCTCCAGCATGCAATGCTTGTCCATGAACTCCACAAGCATCCACCGACTACAGATTTCAGTTGCCGAAGCTATTAGATGTACGAGGTAGACAATCCAACTGATAAGTAAAGAATAAGAAACAGAAGCTTCTTTCAAGCATACAGAATTAGTACTCCAATCCTAATGTCAGACCCCGTTTTGCCTTCCCACTGAAGTGACGAACTAGTAATTAAAACAAGCAACAGACAGATATTaccccaaaaagaaaaacaaacaaaatgttAACTGCATGTAAGCAAGATACACAGAATagaattttgacccaaaaaagggaaaaagagacACAGAATAGAAAGTGGAGCAGCAAGAAACACATCACTTTATAAAACTTGGTACAGTGGCATTAAATTGCCGAATCTTCAAGTTCTAATACTAACAGCCACCTTCAGCGATCTAACTTTCGGCCTGATGTTAAGTATTAAATGAGGGGAATAAATGAAAGAGTTTAATACTCAAAGTAGAGTGAGCAAAGGAGTTCAGTAGTACTAGTACGTGTATTCATTAGGTATATTCTTGATCATGACAGTAGTTTTCTTTTCATAGCTTCTAAGTGGTAAGGTGCCATGCTTCTCTACATAAATCCTGCTCTGGTAGCCTCTCCTTTCTTCAAGCATAGAAGGACTAGATCCTCTTCTTCTCAGCCATTCCCTAGAGCTTCCTCTTCTTCGAGACCCTCCTCCTCTTCCCCTACCATTTAGCCAAGAGCCACCTCTTCCAGGTCTCGCCCTGGAAAACTTTGGCTCATAATACTGTTTATGAGTGATAACTCTTGGACCCCTTCTTACTGGCTCACTTGTTGCAAGAGGAGAAGACGCCGCCGGTGGTGAAATTGGTGAGACATCTATATCAGCATCATcctgtggtggtggtggaggaagAGGGAAGTAACTAGATTGGTGTAGAAGAAAGGAGTCAGTGTAAAAGGGTTCATTGTGGATGTAAGGCGGAAGATGGAAAGCTGGCTGATTTGGATGAAGAAAAGGTATGCAGGAAGTTGGGAAGGCAGGCGGCGGTGGTATGGGGGAGGAGCTTGGTCCGTGTATTAACGAAAGATTATTTAAGTGAGCAGTGATGGACGAGGCGTTGAATAAGGGCATGTATTCAGGAGCTTGAGGATTGAGACGCTTGGGAGCTGCAGCCATGgttaagaagaagaagaagaagaagagacgAGAGAAAGATTTGGAAATGATCAAAAGCGAGCCATTTTTGATTTAGTACCAATGAGAGGAAAAGAGGTGGGAAGACGTACAAGTTGATAGGTATAATCTCGAGGCTCGCAAATACTAATATACAGAAAGCCAGAAAGAATGAAccagagaagagagagagagagagcactGGACTCTGGAGAGTATCTTGTGTACCTTAAAAAGTTCAAAGACTTTTTGTTAACCAAATAGTAAAATAATTCACTCGTACTATTTTTAGGATCTGGTAATTTCTTGCACATTTTTTTCACCCTAACAATAGCTTGTAagaatatataaaaataataaataccaAACCTTTTTTTTCTGGGCGTATAAATACCAAACTTGATACTAGACACAATTGTAAATATCATGCACTAGAGAatgtttaatttttcaaaattgctaCTATTAATGTAGCGAATGTCATGTAATCAATATCTAGGTTGTCTGTTTCTTAATCGAATTTATCTCGTCATTTGAAGAAACATGTAAATGGGTAACCCTTATTTTAATAGTAGTATAACTTACCCAAATATAAAAGGTATTacagttaaaaaaaatttagtgtaTAATTTAGAAAAAATAGGTGATAAAAATTTGAAGGGTATAAATTAGGAAGAGTTGCACATATGACATCATTCGTGAATGCCAACGATCTCCAATTTGAAATCTCCTTTTACATTGAAATTGAAAGGAACATGAGTTACGTAAATATGACACTactatcattttcattttttttttgtttaaattttgttgtgaaatcattgaaaaaaCGTACTTAAATGTATCACAATCTTGTTCAAGTGTGATATCTAAGTTGGGTTATTTCTCttgaatattatttgaaataattactataacattttttatgatgtgatgtatataaaataaatagtgataaaaaatataaaatgatgaattgaaaaatatatttatgatacaaacgaaatattattttaaaaaataattatccaaataaaaaaatttattgtgtGACATATGCGCTGCGCGCAGACTAACACGTCCTAAGTCTAACAGTTACATAAGCTACTTTAAAAGGTCGATTACAATAAGCTCTAAAGTTGAGAAATCTAAAACGTCTTATAGATACAATTGTAGCTTTAACTTTCTATGAACTGTGGCTCTTATTGCATTTTATCTCTCTGACGGTTAGGTCTGTACTCAATTAACCTCATGATTTATATTTAAAGATtatgattaatcttttctatacTGACAATGTTACATTATCAGTATTtgatgaatgataactatgcaaaatttaaatttgaactcCGACTTTTGCATGTATATCATGGATCTAACGGtagaaatgtatatattgtcagtgcatataagatttactcgAAAGATTATCCttaatatttacttattattaag
This portion of the Coffea arabica cultivar ET-39 chromosome 2e, Coffea Arabica ET-39 HiFi, whole genome shotgun sequence genome encodes:
- the LOC140037207 gene encoding uncharacterized protein, encoding MAAAPKRLNPQAPEYMPLFNASSITAHLNNLSLIHGPSSSPIPPPPAFPTSCIPFLHPNQPAFHLPPYIHNEPFYTDSFLLHQSSYFPLPPPPPQDDADIDVSPISPPAASSPLATSEPVRRGPRVITHKQYYEPKFSRARPGRGGSWLNGRGRGGGSRRRGSSREWLRRRGSSPSMLEERRGYQSRIYVEKHGTLPLRSYEKKTTVMIKNIPNEYTRWMLVEFMDKHCMLENRKTEQGITSIEAGQEPLSAYDFLYLPIDFGTGKNKGYAFVNFTEPQAVWKFFKECDSTKWDFKDSPKTRKIVCASIQGKEALVRHFQKTDFECESDEFLPLCFSPPRDGSGDSVKLTPIGNVGGRSLSNGSGRYHQTKHRFLV